In Helicobacter pylori, a single genomic region encodes these proteins:
- a CDS encoding fucosyltransferase, which produces MANWWGDEEIKEFKKNILYFILSQRYTITLHQNPNKPSDLVFSNPLGAARKILSYQNTKRVFYTGENEVPNFNLFDYAIGFDELDFNNRYLRMPLYYDRLHHKAESVNDTTAPYKIKDNSLYALKKPSHHFKENHPHLCAVVNDESDPLKRGFASFVASNPNAPIRNAFYDALNSIEPVTGGGSVKNTLGYNVKNKSEFLSQYKFNLCFENTQNYGYVTEKIIDAYFSHTIPIYWGSPSVAQDFNPKSFVNVCDFKNFDEAIDYVRYLHTHPNAYLDMLYENPLNTLDGKAYFYQDLSFKKILDFFKTILENDTIYHKSSTSFMWERDLHKPLVSIDDLRVNYDDLRVNYDDLRINYDDLRINYDDLRINYERLLQNASPLLELSQNTSFKIYRKAYQKSLPLLCAIRKWVRK; this is translated from the coding sequence GTGGCGAATTGGTGGGGAGATGAAGAAATTAAAGAATTTAAAAAGAACATTCTTTATTTTATCCTAAGCCAACGCTACACAATCACCCTCCACCAAAACCCCAACAAACCCTCAGATCTAGTTTTTAGCAATCCCCTTGGAGCAGCCAGAAAAATCTTATCCTATCAAAACACTAAAAGGGTGTTTTACACTGGTGAAAACGAAGTCCCTAATTTCAACCTCTTTGATTACGCCATAGGCTTTGATGAATTGGATTTTAACAATCGTTATTTGAGAATGCCTTTATATTATGATAGGCTACACCATAAAGCCGAGAGCGTGAATGACACCACTGCGCCTTACAAGATTAAAGACAACAGTCTTTATGCTTTAAAAAAACCCTCCCATCATTTTAAAGAAAACCACCCCCATTTATGCGCAGTGGTGAATGATGAGAGCGATCCTTTGAAAAGAGGGTTTGCGAGCTTTGTCGCAAGCAACCCTAACGCCCCTATAAGGAACGCTTTCTATGACGCTTTAAATTCTATAGAGCCAGTTACTGGGGGAGGGAGCGTGAAAAACACTTTAGGCTATAACGTCAAAAACAAGAGCGAGTTTTTAAGCCAATACAAATTCAACCTGTGTTTTGAAAACACTCAAAATTATGGCTATGTAACTGAAAAAATCATTGACGCTTATTTCAGCCACACCATTCCTATTTATTGGGGGAGTCCTAGCGTGGCGCAAGATTTTAACCCTAAGAGTTTTGTAAACGTTTGTGATTTTAAAAACTTTGATGAAGCGATTGATTACGTGAGATACTTGCACACGCACCCAAACGCCTATTTAGACATGCTCTATGAAAACCCTTTAAACACCCTTGATGGGAAAGCTTACTTTTACCAAGATTTGAGTTTTAAAAAAATCTTAGATTTTTTTAAAACGATTTTAGAAAACGATACGATTTACCACAAATCCTCAACATCTTTCATGTGGGAGCGTGATCTGCATAAGCCGTTAGTATCCATTGATGATTTGAGGGTTAATTATGATGATTTGAGGGTTAATTATGATGATTTGAGAATTAATTATGATGATTTGAGAATTAATTATGATGATTTGAGAATTAATTATGAGCGCCTTTTACAAAACGCTTCACCTTTATTAGAACTCTCTCAAAACACCTCTTTTAAAATCTATCGCAAAGCTTATCAAAAATCCTTACCCTTGCTATGTGCCATAAGGAAGTGGGTTAGAAAATAG
- the prmC gene encoding peptide chain release factor N(5)-glutamine methyltransferase → MTLSQALNKAKKELSPKGFRGGLESEILLGFVLQKERVFLHTHAHLELNHEEEACFFELVGKRLNDCPIEYLLGSCDFYGRSFFVNEHVLIPRPETEILVQKALDIISQYHLKEIGEIGIGSGCVSVSLALENPNLSIYASDISPRALEVALKNIERFNLKERVFLKQTRLWDRMPTIEMLVSNPPYIARGYPLEKSVLKEPHKALFGGVKGDEILKEIVFLAAELKIPFLACEMGYDQLKSLKECLEFCGYDAKFYKDLSGFDRGFVGVLKSFLK, encoded by the coding sequence ATGACCCTTTCACAAGCCCTAAATAAAGCCAAAAAAGAATTATCGCCAAAAGGCTTTAGGGGGGGCTTGGAGTCTGAAATTTTATTAGGCTTTGTCTTGCAAAAAGAAAGGGTTTTTTTGCACACGCATGCCCATTTAGAGTTAAACCACGAAGAAGAAGCATGCTTTTTTGAATTGGTAGGAAAGCGATTGAATGACTGCCCCATAGAGTATTTATTAGGAAGCTGTGATTTTTATGGGCGTTCTTTTTTTGTGAATGAGCATGTTTTAATCCCACGGCCTGAAACCGAGATTTTAGTCCAAAAAGCCCTTGATATTATTTCTCAATACCATTTAAAAGAAATAGGCGAAATCGGTATAGGGAGCGGATGCGTGTCTGTTAGTTTGGCTTTAGAAAACCCCAATCTCTCTATTTATGCGAGCGATATTTCACCAAGAGCTTTAGAAGTGGCGTTAAAAAACATTGAACGCTTTAATTTAAAAGAGCGTGTTTTTTTAAAACAAACGCGCCTTTGGGATCGCATGCCAACGATAGAAATGCTTGTCTCTAACCCGCCCTATATCGCTAGAGGTTATCCTTTGGAAAAATCCGTCCTTAAAGAACCGCACAAAGCCCTTTTTGGGGGGGTTAAAGGCGATGAAATCTTAAAAGAAATCGTTTTTTTAGCTGCTGAATTAAAAATCCCTTTTTTGGCTTGTGAAATGGGGTATGACCAGTTAAAAAGCTTGAAAGAATGCTTGGAGTTTTGCGGTTATGATGCAAAGTTTTACAAGGATTTGAGCGGCTTTGATAGAGGGTTTGTGGGCGTTTTAAAAAGTTTTTTAAAATAA
- a CDS encoding M48 family peptidase: protein MFDIWIDMIICIFYLLFFTTPYIVGDILQLKFIRQKLCEKPVLLPQKDYEEAGHYAIRKMQLSIISQILDGIIFAGWVFFGLTHLEDLTHYLNLPETLGYLVFALLFLAIQSVLALPISYYTTMHLDKEFGFSKVSLSLFFKDFFKGLSLTLSVGLLLIYTLIMIIEHVEHWEISSFFVVFVFMILANLFYPKIAQLFNQFTPLNNRDLESQIEGMMDKVGFKSQGIFVMDASKRDGRLNAYFGGLGKNKRVVLFDTLISKVGTEGLLAILGHELGHFKNKDLLKSLGIMGGLLALVFALIAHLPPIVFEGFNVSQTPASLITILLLFLPVFSFYAMPLIGFFSRKNEYNADKFGASLSSKEVLAKALVSIMSENKAFPYSHPFYVFLHFTHPPLLERLKALDYEIE, encoded by the coding sequence ATGTTTGACATATGGATAGATATGATAATTTGTATTTTTTATTTGCTCTTTTTTACGACTCCTTACATTGTAGGCGATATTTTGCAATTGAAATTTATCCGTCAAAAGCTCTGCGAGAAGCCTGTTTTGCTCCCACAAAAAGATTATGAAGAAGCGGGTCATTATGCCATTAGGAAAATGCAATTATCCATTATTTCTCAAATTTTAGACGGAATCATCTTTGCTGGGTGGGTCTTTTTTGGTTTGACGCATTTAGAAGATCTCACGCATTATTTAAACCTTCCTGAAACGCTAGGCTACTTGGTGTTTGCTTTGTTGTTTTTAGCGATTCAAAGCGTTTTAGCTTTACCCATTAGCTACTACACCACCATGCATTTGGATAAAGAATTTGGCTTTTCTAAGGTGAGCTTGTCGTTGTTTTTCAAGGATTTTTTCAAAGGGTTATCGCTCACTTTAAGCGTGGGGTTGTTGTTGATTTACACTCTTATTATGATCATTGAACATGTGGAACATTGGGAGATTAGCTCGTTTTTTGTCGTGTTTGTTTTTATGATATTAGCTAATCTTTTTTACCCTAAAATCGCTCAGCTTTTCAACCAATTCACCCCCTTGAACAATAGGGATTTAGAGAGTCAAATTGAGGGCATGATGGATAAGGTGGGTTTTAAATCTCAAGGCATTTTTGTGATGGACGCTAGCAAGAGGGACGGGCGTTTGAATGCGTATTTTGGGGGTTTGGGTAAAAACAAGCGGGTGGTGTTGTTTGATACTTTGATCTCTAAAGTTGGGACAGAAGGGCTTTTAGCCATTTTGGGGCATGAATTAGGGCATTTTAAAAATAAGGATTTGTTGAAAAGTTTAGGGATTATGGGAGGCTTGCTCGCTCTTGTTTTTGCTTTGATCGCTCATTTGCCACCGATTGTTTTTGAAGGCTTTAATGTCTCACAAACGCCAGCGAGTTTGATTACGATTTTACTCTTGTTTTTGCCGGTGTTTTCCTTTTACGCCATGCCTTTGATCGGGTTTTTTAGCCGAAAGAACGAATACAATGCGGACAAGTTTGGGGCGAGTTTAAGCTCTAAAGAGGTTTTAGCCAAAGCGTTAGTGTCTATTATGAGCGAGAATAAAGCGTTCCCCTATTCGCACCCTTTTTATGTTTTCTTGCATTTCACCCACCCGCCCCTATTAGAACGCTTGAAAGCTTTGGATTATGAAATTGAATGA
- a CDS encoding SPOR domain-containing protein → MQKSILKMTLLLVFLFLRNTVGLEDKKADLKSVQNTPKNLPPIQLRLDQVHEELIKMLENMGKGTQYEFPKIKEILEQSEEEWLKVAHEECVALVMLISPKASIENSPIYKNCYEAYVKQRIHDLYDFYIESKKVKRKIKKAHKQEVATKQSQPLTKEPPKNENKKSLVKPSLKDTSIPKGYYLQIGAFLNAPSKDFLQTLKTFPYQIKKKDSLTHYLIGPYKTKEEALKQLENALKSFKNKPVLVEK, encoded by the coding sequence ATGCAAAAAAGTATATTAAAAATGACTCTGTTGTTGGTTTTCCTCTTTTTAAGAAACACTGTTGGTTTAGAGGACAAAAAAGCGGATCTTAAAAGCGTTCAAAATACGCCCAAAAATTTACCCCCTATCCAATTAAGGCTCGATCAAGTCCATGAAGAACTTATCAAAATGTTAGAAAATATGGGAAAAGGCACGCAGTATGAGTTCCCTAAAATCAAAGAAATCCTAGAGCAAAGCGAAGAAGAATGGCTCAAAGTCGCCCATGAAGAATGCGTGGCGTTGGTTATGCTAATAAGCCCCAAAGCTTCTATTGAAAATAGCCCGATTTATAAGAATTGCTATGAAGCTTATGTGAAGCAAAGAATCCATGATTTATATGATTTTTATATAGAAAGCAAAAAGGTGAAAAGAAAAATCAAGAAAGCCCATAAACAAGAGGTTGCCACTAAGCAATCCCAACCTTTAACAAAAGAGCCGCCTAAAAACGAAAATAAAAAGAGCTTAGTAAAACCCAGCTTAAAAGATACGAGTATCCCTAAAGGGTATTACTTGCAAATTGGGGCTTTTTTGAACGCGCCCAGTAAGGATTTTTTGCAAACGCTCAAAACTTTCCCTTACCAAATAAAGAAAAAAGACTCCCTCACGCATTATTTGATTGGCCCTTATAAAACGAAAGAAGAAGCCCTAAAACAGCTTGAAAATGCGCTTAAAAGCTTTAAAAATAAGCCTGTGTTGGTGGAAAAGTAA
- a CDS encoding DUF904 domain-containing protein produces MMQSLSLLNQLGTKIDELIEKIQKQEEELNALRQANTTLNAQNEEKDIQIAILYDELSAKDKGIQGLYDKISDLLS; encoded by the coding sequence ATGATGCAATCTTTAAGTTTATTAAACCAATTGGGCACTAAAATTGATGAATTGATTGAAAAAATCCAAAAACAAGAAGAAGAGTTGAACGCTTTACGCCAAGCAAACACCACCCTGAATGCGCAAAATGAAGAAAAAGACATTCAAATCGCTATTTTATACGATGAATTGAGCGCTAAAGATAAGGGTATTCAAGGTCTTTATGACAAAATCTCTGATTTATTGTCATAA
- a CDS encoding primosomal protein N': MFYHLIAPLKNKTPPLTYFSKERHLKGALVNIHLRNKTLLGVVLEEVSKPSFECLELEKTPYFLLPFQMELAIFIAQYYSANLSSVLSLFTPFKECDLVGLEKIEPTLNVLSQTQTNALKELQKHSASLLFGDTGSGKTEIYMHAIAQTLEQKKSALLLVPEIALTPQMQQRLKRVFKENLGLWHSKLSQNQKKQFLEKLYSQEIKLVVGTRSALFLPLKDLGLIIVDEEHDFSYKSHQSPMYNARDLCLYLSHKFPIQVILGSATPSLNSYQRFKDKALVRLKGRYTPTQKNIIFEKTERFITPKLLEALKQVLDKNEQAIIFVPTRANFKTLLCQNCYKSVQCPFCSVNMSLHLKTNKLMCHYCHFSSPIPKICSACQSEVLVGKRIGTMQVLNELEGLLKGAKIAILDKDHTSTPKKLHNILNDFNAQKTNILIGTQMISKGHDYAKVSLAVVLGIDNIIKSNSYRALEEGVSLLYQIAGRSARQISGQVFIQSTETDLLENFLEDYEDFLQYELQERCELYPPFSRLCLLEFKHKNEEKAQQLSLKASQTLSLCLEKGVTLSNFKAPIEKIASSYRYLILLRSKNPLSLIKSVHAFLKSAPSIPCSVNMDPVDIF; this comes from the coding sequence ATGTTCTATCACTTGATCGCTCCTTTAAAAAATAAAACCCCCCCTTTAACTTACTTTTCTAAAGAGCGACACCTTAAAGGAGCGTTAGTCAATATCCATTTAAGGAATAAAACGCTTTTGGGCGTCGTTCTTGAAGAAGTTTCAAAACCCTCTTTTGAATGCCTAGAATTGGAAAAAACCCCTTATTTTTTACTCCCTTTTCAAATGGAGCTCGCTATTTTTATCGCTCAATATTACTCGGCTAATCTTTCTTCAGTCTTAAGCCTTTTCACCCCTTTTAAAGAATGCGATTTAGTGGGGTTAGAAAAAATTGAGCCTACCCTCAATGTTTTAAGCCAAACGCAAACCAACGCTTTAAAAGAATTGCAAAAACATTCAGCAAGCTTGCTCTTTGGCGATACGGGTAGCGGGAAAACCGAGATTTATATGCATGCAATCGCTCAAACTTTAGAGCAAAAAAAAAGCGCTTTGTTGTTAGTGCCAGAAATCGCTCTCACCCCTCAAATGCAACAACGCCTTAAAAGGGTCTTTAAAGAAAATTTAGGCTTGTGGCATAGCAAACTCTCTCAAAATCAAAAAAAACAATTTTTAGAAAAGCTTTATTCGCAAGAAATCAAATTAGTGGTAGGCACACGAAGCGCGTTGTTTTTGCCCCTTAAGGATTTGGGTTTGATCATTGTAGATGAAGAGCATGACTTTTCTTATAAATCCCATCAAAGCCCTATGTATAACGCTAGGGATTTATGCTTGTATTTATCCCATAAATTCCCTATTCAAGTGATTTTAGGCTCTGCTACGCCAAGTTTGAATAGTTACCAACGCTTTAAAGATAAGGCTTTAGTGCGCTTAAAGGGGCGCTACACCCCCACGCAAAAAAACATTATTTTTGAAAAAACCGAGCGTTTTATCACGCCCAAACTCCTAGAAGCGCTAAAACAGGTCCTAGACAAAAACGAGCAAGCCATTATTTTTGTGCCTACAAGGGCTAATTTTAAAACCTTGCTGTGCCAAAATTGTTACAAAAGCGTTCAATGCCCCTTTTGCAGCGTGAATATGAGTTTGCATTTAAAGACCAACAAACTCATGTGCCATTATTGCCATTTTTCAAGCCCTATCCCTAAAATTTGCAGCGCGTGTCAAAGCGAAGTTTTAGTGGGTAAAAGGATAGGCACCATGCAAGTGTTGAACGAGTTAGAAGGCCTTTTGAAAGGCGCTAAAATAGCGATTTTGGATAAAGATCACACCAGCACGCCAAAAAAACTCCACAATATTTTAAACGATTTCAACGCTCAAAAAACGAATATCTTAATCGGCACTCAAATGATAAGCAAAGGGCATGATTACGCTAAAGTGAGTTTAGCGGTTGTTTTAGGCATAGACAATATCATTAAATCTAATAGTTATAGGGCTTTAGAAGAAGGCGTGTCGTTACTTTATCAAATCGCTGGGAGGAGCGCTAGGCAAATTTCTGGCCAAGTGTTCATTCAAAGCACCGAAACCGATCTATTAGAAAATTTCTTAGAAGATTATGAAGATTTTTTACAATACGAATTGCAAGAAAGGTGCGAACTCTACCCGCCTTTTTCAAGGCTGTGTTTGTTGGAGTTTAAGCATAAAAACGAAGAAAAAGCCCAACAATTGAGCTTAAAAGCCTCTCAAACCCTTTCTTTGTGTTTAGAAAAGGGCGTAACGCTCTCCAATTTCAAAGCCCCCATTGAAAAAATCGCTTCTTCTTATCGCTACCTTATTTTATTGCGCTCCAAAAACCCTTTAAGCCTAATCAAAAGCGTGCATGCGTTTTTAAAATCCGCCCCTAGTATCCCTTGCAGCGTGAACATGGATCCTGTGGATATTTTTTAA
- the cmoA gene encoding carboxy-S-adenosyl-L-methionine synthase CmoA, whose translation MKDTLFNQSLNKRFCFDEKVAHVFDDMLERSIPYYHEMLNLGAYFIAQNLKENINPKSLPKPLPKPLIYDLGCSTGNFFIALNRQIQQDIELVGIDNSMPMLKKAQEKLKDFNNVRFECMDFLEVEFKEASAFSLLFVLQFVRPMQREVLLKKIYNSLALNGVLLVGEKIMSEDRILDKQMIELYYLYKQNQGYSHNEIAFKREALENVLVPYSLKENIALLESVGFKHVEAVFKWVNFTLLAARKT comes from the coding sequence ATGAAAGACACTCTGTTTAATCAATCCCTAAACAAACGCTTTTGTTTTGATGAGAAAGTCGCCCATGTTTTTGACGACATGCTGGAGCGTTCCATCCCCTATTATCATGAAATGTTGAATCTGGGAGCGTATTTTATCGCTCAAAATTTAAAAGAAAATATCAATCCTAAATCCTTGCCTAAGCCCTTGCCTAAGCCCTTGATTTATGATTTGGGCTGTTCTACCGGAAACTTTTTTATCGCGCTTAACCGGCAAATCCAACAAGATATTGAGCTTGTAGGGATTGACAATTCCATGCCCATGCTCAAAAAAGCGCAAGAAAAATTAAAAGATTTTAACAATGTCCGTTTTGAATGCATGGATTTTTTAGAGGTTGAGTTTAAAGAAGCGAGCGCGTTTTCATTGCTTTTTGTGTTGCAATTTGTCCGCCCCATGCAAAGAGAGGTGTTGCTCAAAAAGATTTATAACAGCCTTGCGTTGAATGGGGTTTTATTGGTGGGCGAAAAGATCATGAGCGAAGATCGGATATTAGACAAGCAAATGATAGAGCTATACTACCTTTATAAACAGAATCAAGGCTACAGCCACAATGAAATCGCTTTCAAAAGGGAAGCGTTAGAAAATGTGCTTGTGCCTTATAGTTTAAAAGAAAATATCGCGCTTTTAGAAAGCGTGGGGTTTAAGCATGTGGAAGCGGTGTTTAAATGGGTGAATTTCACGCTGTTAGCCGCCAGAAAAACTTAA
- a CDS encoding superoxide dismutase has protein sequence MFTLRELPFAKDSMGDFLSPVAFDFHHGKHHQTYVNNLNNLIKGTDFEKSSLFAILTKSSGGVFNNAAQIYNHDFYWDCLSPKATALSDELKGALEKDFGSLEKFKEDFIKSATTLFGSGWNWAAYNSDTQKIEIIQTSNAQTPVTDKKVPLLVVDVWEHAYYIDHKNARPVYLEKFYGHINWHFVSQCYEWAKKEGLGSVDYYINELVHKKA, from the coding sequence ATGTTTACATTACGAGAGTTGCCTTTTGCTAAAGACAGCATGGGAGATTTTTTAAGCCCTGTAGCGTTTGATTTCCACCATGGGAAACACCATCAAACTTATGTGAATAATTTGAACAATCTCATCAAAGGCACGGATTTTGAGAAAAGTTCTTTGTTTGCTATTTTGACGAAGTCTAGCGGAGGCGTGTTCAATAACGCCGCTCAAATTTACAACCACGATTTTTATTGGGATTGCCTAAGCCCAAAAGCGACTGCCCTAAGCGATGAGTTAAAAGGGGCTTTAGAAAAAGATTTCGGATCGTTGGAAAAATTTAAAGAAGACTTCATTAAGAGCGCGACCACTTTGTTTGGCTCTGGTTGGAATTGGGCAGCGTATAATTCAGACACTCAAAAAATTGAAATCATTCAAACCAGCAACGCTCAAACCCCGGTTACGGATAAAAAAGTGCCGCTTTTAGTGGTGGATGTGTGGGAGCATGCTTATTATATTGACCACAAAAACGCACGCCCTGTGTATTTGGAAAAATTCTATGGGCATATTAATTGGCATTTTGTTTCTCAATGCTATGAGTGGGCGAAAAAAGAAGGCTTAGGCTCAGTGGATTACTACATCAATGAGTTGGTGCATAAAAAAGCTTAA
- a CDS encoding thiol peroxidase produces the protein MQKVTFKEETYQLEGKTLKVGDKAPDVKLVNGDLQEVNLLKQGVRFQVVSALPSLTGSVCLLQAKHFNEQAGKLPSVSFSVISMDLPFSQGQICGAEGIKDLRILSDFRYKAFGENYGVLLGKGSFQGLLARSVFVLDDKGVVIYKEIVQNILEEPNYEALLKVLK, from the coding sequence ATGCAAAAAGTTACTTTTAAAGAAGAAACATATCAGTTAGAAGGGAAAACCTTAAAAGTGGGCGATAAAGCCCCTGATGTGAAATTGGTCAATGGCGATTTGCAAGAAGTCAATTTGTTGAAGCAGGGCGTGCGTTTTCAGGTCGTTAGCGCGCTTCCTAGTTTAACCGGATCGGTTTGCTTGCTCCAAGCCAAACACTTCAATGAGCAAGCCGGCAAACTGCCTTCTGTGAGTTTTAGCGTTATTTCTATGGACTTACCTTTTTCTCAAGGGCAAATTTGCGGTGCTGAAGGCATTAAGGACTTAAGAATCTTAAGCGATTTTAGGTATAAGGCTTTTGGGGAAAATTACGGCGTGCTGTTGGGCAAAGGCTCTTTTCAAGGCTTACTCGCTCGATCGGTGTTTGTTCTTGATGATAAGGGAGTGGTTATCTATAAAGAAATCGTTCAAAATATTTTAGAAGAGCCCAATTATGAAGCGCTTTTAAAAGTGTTGAAATAG
- a CDS encoding chemotaxis protein CheW — MSNQLKDLFERQKEANAGSKPEDNEEILQFIGFIIGDEEYAIPILNILEIVKPIGYTRVPETPNYVLGVFNLRGNVFPLISLRLKFGLKAEKQNKDTRYLVVRHNDQIAGFFIDRLTEAIRIKQTDIDPVPETLSDNNNLTYGIGKQNDRLVTILRVEEILKKDF; from the coding sequence GTGAGCAACCAATTAAAAGATTTATTTGAAAGACAAAAAGAAGCTAATGCAGGTTCCAAACCAGAAGACAATGAAGAAATTTTACAATTCATCGGCTTTATTATTGGCGATGAAGAATACGCCATTCCCATTTTGAATATTTTAGAAATCGTCAAACCCATTGGTTACACACGAGTCCCTGAAACCCCAAACTATGTGCTTGGTGTGTTCAATTTAAGGGGTAATGTCTTCCCGTTGATCAGTTTGCGTTTAAAATTTGGCTTGAAAGCTGAAAAGCAAAATAAAGACACTCGTTATTTGGTGGTGCGCCATAACGATCAGATCGCTGGATTTTTCATAGATCGCTTGACTGAAGCCATTCGCATCAAGCAAACGGATATTGATCCGGTGCCAGAAACTTTGAGCGATAACAACAATTTAACCTATGGCATTGGGAAACAAAACGACAGACTTGTAACCATTTTAAGAGTGGAAGAAATCTTAAAAAAAGACTTTTAA